A genomic segment from Hippoglossus stenolepis isolate QCI-W04-F060 chromosome 3, HSTE1.2, whole genome shotgun sequence encodes:
- the tac3b gene encoding tachykinin-3b produces MAINRVMERTPICCTFASLVALLVLLLLPVRSWCKEDNYRALSEANTECCEDVAIRRFDDIDYDSFVSLMGRRSAAQTTRQRNAPMSRKRQKENILADLLWRRTSYNSPE; encoded by the exons ATGGCCATTAACAG agtgatggagagaactCCAATCTGCTGCACTTTTGCTTCACTGGTCGCTTTGCTCGTCCTCCTCTTACTCCCTGTGAGGTCTTGGTGTAAAGAAGACAACTATAGAGCCCTGTCAGAG GCTAACACAGAGTGCTGTGAAGATGTGGCCATAAGGAGGTTTGATGACATCGATTACGACAGCTTTGTGAGTCTGATGGGAAGGAGAAGTGCTGCTCAAACAACCA GACAAAGAAATGCCCCAATGTCAAGAAAAA GACAGAAGGAGAACATCCTGGCTGATCTGCTGTGGCGGAGGACAA GTTACAACTCTCCTGAATGA
- the gpr84 gene encoding G-protein coupled receptor 84, which translates to MLMNHTNQTEDDLFSCYSPSVVGYRYFAVLWGCAVTITGTVGNLMTILAFALDPRLRTRFNVLIVNLAVADLLYCTILQPISVDSYLHLRWRSGELWCTIFGLLLFLSNSVSIITLCLVAVSRYLLVAKRTVFDRVFSDRGLMLLLASAWALGLASFSPLWSVYVFVPQVCTCSFHRTRGRPYTTILLFFYFFVGLTCVGVFYLLIYKRVQIASQALLRYRPSRRSSRRKPASSVQGTDDSGVESGMANTCSCEISSQADLSQSKDLITDKTVNQSTQSSATVSNPSAVNRPPDLTPAPTSSTTAATTSPSATSGDDGEFKRVTRMCFIVFLCFVCCFVPFLLLNIADKQNRAPQVLHMFCANLTWLNSCINPVLYAVMNRQFRQAYHLLLARAAVPFTSLWTRLQPLRS; encoded by the coding sequence ATGCTGATGAACCACACAAACCAAACGGAGGACGACCTCTTCTCCTGCTACAGTCCCTCAGTCGTGGGCTACCGGTACTTCGCTGTGCTGTGGGGATGTGCTGTGACCATCACTGGAACAGTCGGGAACCTGATGACCATTCTGGCCTTCGCCTTAGACCCCCGTCTGAGGACTCGCTTCAATGTGCTGATCGTCAACCTTGCTGTAGCTGATCTCCTTTACTGCACCATACTGCAGCCTATCTCTGTCGACTCCTACCTACACCTCAGATGGCGCAGTGGTGAGCTCTGGTGCACCATCTTCGgcctgctgctcttcctctccaaCTCTGTCTCCATCATCACCCTTTGCCTGGTGGCAGTGAGCAGATATCTCCTGGTTGCAAAGCGGACTGTGTTTGATCGTGTCTTCTCTGACCGAGGTCTAATGTTACTCCTGGCCTCGGCATGGGCGCTCGGCCTGGCCAGCTTCAGCCCGCTCTGGTCTGTCTACGTGTTCGTGCCACAGGTGTGCACATGCAGCTTCCATCGTACCAGGGGTCGCCCCTACACCACCATCCTGCTCTTTTTCTACTTCTTTGTTGGTCTGACCTGCGTTGGTGTATTCTACCTACTCATCTACAAACGTGTCCAGATTGCCTCGCAGGCTCTGCTTCGCTACAGGCCCAGCCGCAGGTCGTCCAGGAGGAAACCAGCTTCCTCAGTGCAAGGGACTGATGACAGTGGTGTAGAGAGTGGCATGGCCAACACATGTAGCTGTGAGATTAGCAGCCAGGCAGATCTGTCACAAAGCAAAGATCTTATCACCGACAAAACGGTCAACCAATCTACCCAGAGCTCTGCCACAGTCTCAAATCCATCAGCAGTCAACAGGCCTCCTGATCTCACCCCTGCACCAACTTCATCCACGACCGCAGCAACAACTTCCCCCTCAGCCACTTCAGGAGATGATGGCGAATTCAAGCGAGTGACGCGCATGTgcttcattgtttttctgtgtttcgtGTGCTGCTTCGTGCCCTTCCTGTTGCTCAACATAGCCGACAAACAGAACCGCGCCCCACAGGTACTGCACATGTTCTGCGCAAACCTCACGTGGCTCAACAGCTGCATCAACCCCGTGCTTTATGCGGTCATGAACCGACAGTTTCGACAGGCCTACCATCTGCTGCTCGCCAGGGCCGCTGTGCCCTTCACCAGCCTCTGGACCCGCTTACAGCCTCTGAGATCCTGA
- the apof gene encoding uncharacterized protein apof, giving the protein MFSKSKWLIVIQLLLNEQALCRVPPPLTQRNTLLAETDLSEAVEETGKQEHRYLLGSHLQLSLSSAEKTDPIPVVVHKEERVQSAKHMISGLRAKLQGQIQDHLQAQGNISCEELMSASTVNDPLSSMFPQELLGLSLVPVLVVSGCPKEAQALVLKLYDLLGVADTEELLKEVQGLIERRSTKSASTPAAASAMSSSEKDQAGRRIEAVMFNIGQLAMAGEETTEQEGHCEDWTWVNGTKLVGTAVEGATGGLEEAVNSCERLGALCAGVTSSGTPGKYKAVLKKSSRILPSDTAGSECWIRRCSEEEHASIPAPSRPRMRRSPQRSCTNKREERVYNVVEWIPAVSTLYNLGTAVYYASVNCSETAKERAILSAVDLGTDALMVATGGTAGVAGYALGAGVKTGVKAGVRYLLNSMKQEDDLLVNQFSLEEGVTFQ; this is encoded by the coding sequence ATGTTCTCCAAGTCAAAGTGGCTGATTGTGATCCAGCTCCTGCTCAATGAACAGGCTCTGTGCAGAGTCCCACCGCCTCTGACTCAGAGGAACACGCTGCTTGCAGAAACTGACCTCAGTGAAGCGGTAGAGGAAACCGGCAAACAGGAGCATCGGTATCTCCTGGGATCCCATCTCCAGCTTAGTCTCTCATCTGCTGAAAAGACTGATCCTATACCAGTGGTTGTGCATAAAGAGGAGCGAGTCCAGTCGGCCAAACATATGATATCAGGTCTCAGGGCGAAGCTTCAGGGGCAGATTCAAGATCATCTGCAGGCTCAAGGGAACATCAGCTGTGAGGAGCTTATGTCTGCCAGCACCGTGAACGACCCTCTGTCCTCCATGTTCCCCCAGGAGCTGCTGGGTCTCTCTCTGGTTCCTGTGTTGGTGGTGTCAGGATGCCCCAAGGAGGCACAGGCCCTGGTGCTGAAGCTGTATGACCTGCTGGGTGTGGCAGATACAGAGGAGCTCCTGAAGGAGGTGCAAGGTCTGATAGAGAGGAGGTCGACCAAGTCAGCATCGACAccagctgctgcatctgcaaTGTCGTCTTCAGAGAAGGATCAAGCAGGGCGCCGCATAGAGGCTGTGATGTTCAACATCGGGCAGCTGGCGATGGCGGGAGAGGAAACCACTGAGCAGGAGGGTCATTGTGAAGATTGGACCTGGGTGAACGGAACCAAGCTGGTGGGGACAGCTGTGGAGGGAGCCACAGGCGGACTGGAGGAGGCTGTGAACAGCTGTGAGAGACTGGGCGCCCTGTGTGCAGGCGTGACCAGCAGTGGAACACCGGGCAAATACAAGGCAGTGCTGAAGAAGAGCAGTCGTATCCTGCCATCTGACACTGCAGGGTCTGAATGTTGGATCCGTCGGTGTAGTGAAGAGGAGCATGCTTCCATCCCTGCTCCCTCTAGGCCGCGGATGAGACGCAGCCCCCAGAGAAGCTGCACTAACAAACGTGAGGAGCGCGTGTACAACGTGGTGGAGTGGATCCCTGCAGTCAGCACCCTCTACAACCTGGGCACGGCAGTGTATTATGCCTCAGTGAACTGCTCAGAAACAGCCAAGGAGAGAGCCATCCTCAGTGCGGTCGACCTGGGCACAGACGCTCTCATGGTCGCCACAGGGGGCACCGCTGGGGTGGCAGGTTACGCTCTGGGTGCAGGGGTGAAGACCGGAGTGAAAGCTGGAGTCAGGTACCTGCTCAACTCCATGAAGCAGGAGGACGACTTGCTGGTAAACCAGTTCAGCTTGGAGGAGGGCGTCACATTCCAGTAG
- the stat2 gene encoding signal transducer and activator of transcription 2 isoform X2 encodes MAQWDRLTQLPAALQQQLLELYDKEALPMDVRHYLAAWIENQEWQRAATDYNLAVVLLQVLLDNLDIQHSRFVQEESFLLQHNIRRYKQNFQKYLKDPCDLASTILWFLQKEKEILQSADLIKQVQLLQVAPEIMEISSQQDLERKMAGLRNELQCMEHTIVCLEEQQDEFDFKYQTHKMEAVANEAMKNAQIKNLQSLVNKLDECRKSTLSDLNKILDRAEDLIDILVKKELVEWQRRQQKSCIGAPDDVCLDQLEKWFTCVAVCLFQVREFLSKLEELMGKVSYENDPVKAQKPALQLRADTLLNNLLKSSFVVETQPSMPQGKGPLVLRTNVQFSAKTRLLVKFPELNHSMKVNVSKERESPQIKGYRRFNVLGTKTKALNMVESQSGGMVADFRHLTLKEQKSGGSGKGVSDIPLSVTEELHVIYFDTVFELKGLSVQLQASSLPVVIISNSSQQQSAWSSVLWFNMLSQDPKDIKFFANCPTATWPQFGEMLSWQFLSATKLGLNDTQLEMIAYKLFGKQLNYDNCKVGWSKFSKENSPDTFWMWFDGILVMVKTYLEDLWRDGLIMGFVSKGKEQSLLKKKQRGTFLLRFSDSVIGGITFSWVEITGNGQPYVKTVQPFTKDDLKQIPFQEIIRNFQILEADNIPENPLLYLYPNIPKEEAFGKYYSEKSGDNSLYIKYIKTKLMFVSKETKRESSSS; translated from the exons ATGGCTCAGTGGGACAGACTGACgcagctgcctgctgctctccaacagcAGCTACTGGAGCTCTATGACAAGGAGGCCTTACCTATGGATGTCCGGCACTACCTGGCTGCATGGATAGAGAATCAGGAGTG GCAGCGAGCAGCGACGGACTACAACTTGGCTGTGGTGCTGTTACAGGTTCTGCTGGATAATCTGGATATCCAACACAGCCGCTTTGTCCAGGAGGAGTCATTCTTACTGCAGCACAACATCAGACGCTACAAACAGAACTTTCAG AAGTACCTCAAAGACCCGTGTGACTTGGCAAGCACAATCCTGTGGTTTTTGCAAAAAGAGAAGGAAATCCTGCAGAGTGCGGATCTGATCAAACAG GTCCAGCTTTTGCAAGTGGCGCCGGAAATCATGGAGATAAGCAGCCAACAGGACCTTGAACGTAAAATGGCAGGCCTAAGGAATGAACTGCAG TGCATGGAACATACAATAGTATGTCTGGAGGAGCAGCAAGAtgagtttgattttaaataccAAACCCACAAAATGGAAG CTGTTGCAAATGAAGCCATGAAGAATGCTCAAATCAAAAATCTTCAGTCGCTTGTCAATAAACTAGATGAGTGTAGAAAG AGCACACTGTCAGACCTAAATAAGATCCTGGACAGAGCTGAAGACCTGATCGACATACTGGTGAAAAAGGAGCTGGTGGAGtggcagaggaggcagcagaaatCCTGCATTGGTGCACCAGACGATGTTTGCCTGGATCAGCTGGAGAAGTG GTTCACCTGTGTGgcagtgtgtttgttccagGTGCGGGAGTTTCTTAGTAAGCTGGAGGAGCTCATGGGCAAAGTGTCCTATGAAAATGACCCTGTGAAGGCCCAGAAACCTGCACTGCAGTTGAGAGCAGATACTCTCCTCAACAACTTACTCAAAAG TTCCTTTGTGGTTGAGACGCAGCCATCCATGCCTCAGGGTAAAGGACCTCTGGTTCTTCGCACAAATGTCCAGTTCTCTGCCAAGACCAG ACTTCTGGTTAAGTTTCCTGAGCTGAACCACTCCATGAAAGTAAATGTTTCCAAGGAGAG GGAATCTCCCCAAATCAAAGG ATACCGTCGTTTCAATGTCCTGGGGACCAAAACAAAGGCTTTGAACATGGTAGAGAGCCAGAGTGGAGGCATGGTGGCTGACTTCAGACATCTG ACTTTGAAGGAGCAGAAGTCTGGAGGCAGCGGCAAAGGAGTCAGTGAT attcctctctctgtcacagaaGAGCTGCATGTCATCTACTTTGACACTGTCTTCGAGCTGAAAGGCTTGTCAGTTCAGTTGCAG GCCTCCTCCCTCCCGGTTGTCATCATCTCCAACTCCAGCCAGCAGCAGAGTGCCTGGTCTTCTGTCCTCTGGTTCAACATGCTCAGTCAAGACCCCAAG GACATCAAGTTCTTTGCCAACTGTCCTACAGCCACATGGCCACAGTTCGGAGAGATGTTGAGCTGGCAGTTTCTCTCTGCCACTAAACTTGGTCTGAATGATACTCAGCTGGAAATGATCGCTTACAAACTCTTTG GAAAGCAGCTGAATTATGACAACTGCAAAGTGGGTTGGTCAAAATTCAGCAAG GAGAATAGTCCAGACACTTTCTGGATGTGGTTTGATGGCATCTTGGTGATGGTGAAAACATACCTCGAGGACCTGTGGAGGGATGG ACTCATCATGGGTTTTGTGAGCAAAGGCAAAGAGcagtctctcctgaagaaaaaacagaggGGCACGTTCTTGTTGCGCTTTAGTGACAGTGTCATTGGAGGAATCACTTTCTCCTGGGTGGAAATCACTGGAAATG GTCAGCCTTATGTGAAGACAGTCCAACCCTTCACCAAAGATGACCTCAAACAGATCCCCTTCCAAGAAATCATCAGGAATTTTCAGATCCTAGAGGCTGATAACATCCCAGAAAATCCTCTTCTCTATCTGTATCCGAACATCCCTAAAGAAGAGGCCTTTGGAAAATACTACTCTGAGAAGAGTGGAG acaATAGTCTTTACATCAAGTACATCAAAACCAAGCTGATGTTTGTTTCAAAGGA aACAAAACGTGaatcttcttcctcttga
- the stat2 gene encoding signal transducer and activator of transcription 2 isoform X1, which translates to MAQWDRLTQLPAALQQQLLELYDKEALPMDVRHYLAAWIENQEWQRAATDYNLAVVLLQVLLDNLDIQHSRFVQEESFLLQHNIRRYKQNFQKYLKDPCDLASTILWFLQKEKEILQSADLIKQVQLLQVAPEIMEISSQQDLERKMAGLRNELQCMEHTIVCLEEQQDEFDFKYQTHKMEAVANEAMKNAQIKNLQSLVNKLDECRKSTLSDLNKILDRAEDLIDILVKKELVEWQRRQQKSCIGAPDDVCLDQLEKWFTCVAVCLFQVREFLSKLEELMGKVSYENDPVKAQKPALQLRADTLLNNLLKSSFVVETQPSMPQGKGPLVLRTNVQFSAKTRLLVKFPELNHSMKVNVSKERESPQIKGYRRFNVLGTKTKALNMVESQSGGMVADFRHLTLKEQKSGGSGKGVSDIPLSVTEELHVIYFDTVFELKGLSVQLQASSLPVVIISNSSQQQSAWSSVLWFNMLSQDPKDIKFFANCPTATWPQFGEMLSWQFLSATKLGLNDTQLEMIAYKLFGKQLNYDNCKVGWSKFSKENSPDTFWMWFDGILVMVKTYLEDLWRDGLIMGFVSKGKEQSLLKKKQRGTFLLRFSDSVIGGITFSWVEITGNGQPYVKTVQPFTKDDLKQIPFQEIIRNFQILEADNIPENPLLYLYPNIPKEEAFGKYYSEKSGDNSLYIKYIKTKLMFVSKENTLETRPPMSSDMAQGEGLEAGEAAEQNVNLLPLDSHMETHQSDPMLSDLVPQEDLMQFFSESSVFEYDPGMPEFTLQELICLSP; encoded by the exons ATGGCTCAGTGGGACAGACTGACgcagctgcctgctgctctccaacagcAGCTACTGGAGCTCTATGACAAGGAGGCCTTACCTATGGATGTCCGGCACTACCTGGCTGCATGGATAGAGAATCAGGAGTG GCAGCGAGCAGCGACGGACTACAACTTGGCTGTGGTGCTGTTACAGGTTCTGCTGGATAATCTGGATATCCAACACAGCCGCTTTGTCCAGGAGGAGTCATTCTTACTGCAGCACAACATCAGACGCTACAAACAGAACTTTCAG AAGTACCTCAAAGACCCGTGTGACTTGGCAAGCACAATCCTGTGGTTTTTGCAAAAAGAGAAGGAAATCCTGCAGAGTGCGGATCTGATCAAACAG GTCCAGCTTTTGCAAGTGGCGCCGGAAATCATGGAGATAAGCAGCCAACAGGACCTTGAACGTAAAATGGCAGGCCTAAGGAATGAACTGCAG TGCATGGAACATACAATAGTATGTCTGGAGGAGCAGCAAGAtgagtttgattttaaataccAAACCCACAAAATGGAAG CTGTTGCAAATGAAGCCATGAAGAATGCTCAAATCAAAAATCTTCAGTCGCTTGTCAATAAACTAGATGAGTGTAGAAAG AGCACACTGTCAGACCTAAATAAGATCCTGGACAGAGCTGAAGACCTGATCGACATACTGGTGAAAAAGGAGCTGGTGGAGtggcagaggaggcagcagaaatCCTGCATTGGTGCACCAGACGATGTTTGCCTGGATCAGCTGGAGAAGTG GTTCACCTGTGTGgcagtgtgtttgttccagGTGCGGGAGTTTCTTAGTAAGCTGGAGGAGCTCATGGGCAAAGTGTCCTATGAAAATGACCCTGTGAAGGCCCAGAAACCTGCACTGCAGTTGAGAGCAGATACTCTCCTCAACAACTTACTCAAAAG TTCCTTTGTGGTTGAGACGCAGCCATCCATGCCTCAGGGTAAAGGACCTCTGGTTCTTCGCACAAATGTCCAGTTCTCTGCCAAGACCAG ACTTCTGGTTAAGTTTCCTGAGCTGAACCACTCCATGAAAGTAAATGTTTCCAAGGAGAG GGAATCTCCCCAAATCAAAGG ATACCGTCGTTTCAATGTCCTGGGGACCAAAACAAAGGCTTTGAACATGGTAGAGAGCCAGAGTGGAGGCATGGTGGCTGACTTCAGACATCTG ACTTTGAAGGAGCAGAAGTCTGGAGGCAGCGGCAAAGGAGTCAGTGAT attcctctctctgtcacagaaGAGCTGCATGTCATCTACTTTGACACTGTCTTCGAGCTGAAAGGCTTGTCAGTTCAGTTGCAG GCCTCCTCCCTCCCGGTTGTCATCATCTCCAACTCCAGCCAGCAGCAGAGTGCCTGGTCTTCTGTCCTCTGGTTCAACATGCTCAGTCAAGACCCCAAG GACATCAAGTTCTTTGCCAACTGTCCTACAGCCACATGGCCACAGTTCGGAGAGATGTTGAGCTGGCAGTTTCTCTCTGCCACTAAACTTGGTCTGAATGATACTCAGCTGGAAATGATCGCTTACAAACTCTTTG GAAAGCAGCTGAATTATGACAACTGCAAAGTGGGTTGGTCAAAATTCAGCAAG GAGAATAGTCCAGACACTTTCTGGATGTGGTTTGATGGCATCTTGGTGATGGTGAAAACATACCTCGAGGACCTGTGGAGGGATGG ACTCATCATGGGTTTTGTGAGCAAAGGCAAAGAGcagtctctcctgaagaaaaaacagaggGGCACGTTCTTGTTGCGCTTTAGTGACAGTGTCATTGGAGGAATCACTTTCTCCTGGGTGGAAATCACTGGAAATG GTCAGCCTTATGTGAAGACAGTCCAACCCTTCACCAAAGATGACCTCAAACAGATCCCCTTCCAAGAAATCATCAGGAATTTTCAGATCCTAGAGGCTGATAACATCCCAGAAAATCCTCTTCTCTATCTGTATCCGAACATCCCTAAAGAAGAGGCCTTTGGAAAATACTACTCTGAGAAGAGTGGAG acaATAGTCTTTACATCAAGTACATCAAAACCAAGCTGATGTTTGTTTCAAAGGA GAACACACTGGAGACTAGGCCACCCATGTCCTCTGACATGGCACAGGGTGAAGGCCTGGAGGCTGGAGAGGCAGCTG aACAAAACGTGaatcttcttcctcttgattCGCACATGGAAACCCATCAGTCTGATCCTATGCTGTCTGACTTGGTCCCGCAGGAGGATTTGATGCAGTTTTTCTCTGAATCGAGCGTCTTTGAATACGACCCAGGGATGCCAGAGTTCACACTTCAAGAATTGATTTGCTTGTCCCCATAA